A single window of Vigna radiata var. radiata cultivar VC1973A chromosome 4, Vradiata_ver6, whole genome shotgun sequence DNA harbors:
- the LOC106758281 gene encoding uncharacterized protein LOC106758281 yields MSERQDTEVKHIVFGIAGSSNLWHIRKEYIKIWWRPNKTRGVVWLDQKVKTQKNEGLPNIHISGDTSKFRYTNRQGQRSALRISRVVTETLKLGMKDVRWFVMGDDDTVFMVDNVVRILSKYNHKHFYYIGSSSESHVQNMHFSYAMAYGGGGFAISYPLAQELAKMQDRCIQRYPALYGSDDRIQACMAELGVPLTKEAGFHQYDVYGDLLGLLGAHPVAPLVSLHHLDVVQPIFPRMTRVSALKHLMRSVNEDSGSIMQQSICYDRHNYWSISVSWGYVVQILRGVLSPREMEMPSRTFLNWYRRADYTAYAFNTRPVARHPCQKPFVYYMSNTHFDSTTKQVIGVYNHDKSKPPFCRWRMNSPEKITSVVVTKKPDPLRWKKSPRRDCCRILSPQKKATTLYLWVGSCQEGEVTEL; encoded by the exons ATGTCTGAGAGACAAGACACCGAGGTTAAACACATCGTTTTTGGGATAGCTGGTTCATCAAATTTATGGCACATCAGAAAAGAGTACATTAAGATATGGTGGAGGCCTAACAAAACAAGAGGAGTAGTGTGGCTGGATCAGAAAGTGAAAACTCAAAAAAATGAGGGCTTACCTAACATTCATATCTCTGGGGACACTTCAAAGTTTAGGTATACAAATCGTCAAGGACAAAGATCAGCTTTAAGGATATCAAGGGTGGTGACAGAAACATTGAAACTTGGGATGAAGGATGTGAGATGGTTCGTGATGGGGGATGATGACACCGTGTTTATGGTTGATAATGTCGTTAGAATTCTTTCTAAATACAACCATAAGCACTTTTATTATATCGGAAGCTCATCTGAAAGCCATGTTCAGAAcatgcatttctcatatgccaTGGCATATGGTGGTGGAGGATTCGCTATAAGCTACCCACTTGCCCAGGAACTGGCAAAGATGCAAGATCGTTGCATTCAACGATACCCTGCTTTGTATGGTAGTGATGATAGAATTCAAGCTTGCATGGCTGAACTAGGTGTGCCTCTAACAAAGGAAGCTGGCTTTCATCAG TATGATGTTTATGGGGACCTGTTAGGGCTTTTAGGGGCACATCCAGTGGCACCACTTGTATCACTACACCACCTTGATGTAGTGCAACCAATATTCCCAAGGATGACAAGAGTATCAGCCTTAAAACACCTGATGAGATCGGTGAATGAGGATTCAGGCAGCATAATGCAACAATCAATATGTTATGACAGACATAATTATTGGTCAATATCTGTTTCATGGGGGTATGTGGTTCAAATCCTAAGGGGAGTATTGTCCCCTAGAGAAATGGAGATGCCATCGAGAACCTTTCTGAACTGGTATAGAAGAGCTGATTATACTGCATATGCTTTCAACACAAGGCCTGTTGCCAGACACCCTTGTCAGAAACCCTTTGTTTACTACATGAGCAACACTCATTTCGATTCCACCACAAAACAAGTTATTGGTGTTTATAATCATGACAAATCCAAACCCCCTTTCTGCCGATGGAGAATGAATTCACCAGAGAAAATAACCTCTGTTGTAGTAACCAAAAAACCAGATCCCTTACGCTGGAAAAAG